A window from Fragaria vesca subsp. vesca linkage group LG5, FraVesHawaii_1.0, whole genome shotgun sequence encodes these proteins:
- the LOC101300061 gene encoding polyol transporter 5-like — protein MADRRAEENGQPTQSTKKAIEDFDPAPKPKRNRYAFACAMLASMTSILLGYDIGVMSGAAIFIKDDLKISDVQVEVLVGILNLYSLIGSAAAGRTSDWIGRRYTIVLAGAIFFAGALLMGFATNYSFLMFGRFVAGIGVGYALMIAPVYTVEVSPASSRGFLTSFADMFINAGILLGYISNWAFSKLALNLGWRLMLGVGAIPSVFLALGVIAMPESPRWLVMQGRLADAKRVLDRTSDSTEESKLRLADIKEAARIPEHCNDDVVEVPKNSHGEDVWKELILRPTPAVRHILIAAVGLHFFQQASGIDAVVLYSPRIFKYAGITAKNKLLLATIAVGSVKTVVILVATFLLDRIGRRPLLLSSMAGMIASLVCLGFGLTIVDHNDEKVMWAIVLSITMVLFYVAFFSIGMGPVTWVYTSEIFPLKLRAQGFSIGVAVNRVASGILSMTFISLYKAITIGGAFFLYAGIGVVGWVFFYTMLPETKGRTLEDIEVLFGKFHRWKETNAFLKNKRVDPNNNGNNTADGGHVQ, from the exons ATGGCTGACCGGAGAGCCGAAGAAAATGGCCAACCCACCCAATCCACCAAGAAAGCCATTGAGGATTTCGATCCCGCACCCAAACCCAAAAGAAACAGGTATGCTTTTGCTTGTGCTATGTTGGCTTCCATGACTTCTATCCTACTCGGTTATG ATATTGGTGTGATGAGTGGAGCAGCGATCTTCATCAAAGACGACCTCAAGATCTCCGACGTGCAGGTCGAAGTTCTTGTCGGAATTCTGAATCTCTACTCCCTCATCGGCTCTGCCGCCGCCGGCAGGACGTCCGACTGGATTGGACGTCGCTATACCATAGTCCTCGCCGGAGCCATCTTCTTCGCTGGAGCTCTTCTCATGGGCTTCGCCACCAACTACTCCTTCCTCATGTTCGGGAGGTTTGTTGCTGGAATAGGGGTTGGTTATGCCCTGATGATTGCCCCTGTCTACACCGTCGAAGTTTCTCCGGCGTCGTCTCGTGGATTCCTCACGTCTTTCGCTGAT ATGTTTATCAATGCCGGAATCTTATTGGGTTACATATCCAACTGGGCATTCTCCAAGCTCGCACTTAACCTAGGGTGGCGTCTCATGCTCGGCGTCGGTGCCATCCCCTCTGTCTTCCTCGCCCTTGGGGTCATAGCCATGCCAGAATCCCCTCGCTGGCTCGTCATGCAGGGCCGCCTTGCCGACGCCAAGCGAGTTCTCGACCGAACCTCAGACTCAACAGAAGAGTCCAAACTTCGACTCGCTGACATCAAAGAAGCTGCTAGAATTCCCGAACACTGCAACGACGACGTCGTTGAAGTCCCGAAAAACAGCCATGGTGAAGACGTGTGGAAAGAGCTCATCCTGCGCCCCACTCCAGCCGTCCGTCACATTCTCATTGCTGCCGTCGGTTTACATTTCTTCCAACAAGCATCTGGCATCGACGCCGTCGTTTTGTACAGCCCGAGAATCTTTAAATATGCTGGAATCACGGCCAAGAACAAACTCCTCCTCGCCACCATAGCCGTCGGATCCGTCAAGACAGTCGTCATCCTCGTCGCCACGTTTCTATTGGACCGGATAGGACGCCGCCCTTTGCTTCTTAGTAGCATGGCAGGGATGATAGCCTCACTCGTGTGCCTTGGTTTCGGCCTCACCATCGTTGACCACAACGACGAGAAGGTTATGTGGGCCATCGTGCTCTCCATCACCATGGTATTGTTCTACGTCGCGTTCTTCTCCATCGGAATGGGCCCAGTCACGTGGGTCTACACCTCAGAGATCTTCCCGTTAAAGCTACGTGCCCAGGGTTTCAGTATCGGAGTCGCCGTCAACAGAGTTGCTAGTGGAATACTCTCAATGACATTTATATCCCTCTACAAGGCCATAACTATTGGTGGAGCATTCTTTCTTTACGCCGGAATTGGGGTGGTTGGCTGGGTGTTCTTCTATACAATGCTACCGGAGACAAAAGGAAGAACCCTTGAAGATATAGAGGTCCTTTTTGGGAAGTTCCACAGATGGAAAGAGACCAATGCTTTCCTCAAGAATAAGCGTGTGGATCCTAATAATAATGGAAACAACACCGCCGACGGTGGTCATGTTCAGTAA